CCGCGCACTGAATCTCTATGTATCGAATTGGAAACGGATACGACGTGCACCGACTCGTCGAAGGCAGGAAACTGATACTCGGCGGCGTTGACATCCCGCACACGATGGGCCTGGACGGCCATTCCGACGCCGACGCGCTACTGCACGCGCTATGCGACGCACTGCTCGGAGCCTGCGGAGGCGGGGACATCGGCGCGCACTTCCCCGACACCGACGCGAAATGGAAAGGCGTATCCAGCCTCCTTCTGCTGGAACGAGTCGCCGAAATCTGCGCGGAAAAAAACCGCTCCATCGTCAACATCGACGCCATCATCGTCGCGCAAAAGCCACGACTGGCCCCGCACATTCCTCAGATGAAGAGCAACATCGCCCGCGCCCTCAAATTGGACGCAGACGACGTCAACATCAAAGCCACCACCACCGAAAAACTCGGATTCGCCGGACGGGAAGAAGGCATCGCCGCTTACGCCGTCGCCCTCCTCAAAAAAACCGACGGCTGACTCAAGCCAGCCCCGGCCCCTTGAAACTGTTCTTGCGCACGACTTCGGAAACCGGACGACGATAAGGCCTCGGCTTCGGCTCGCCCTTGGCCTTGCCCAGAACCACCAGCATCACCGGAATGCAATCCCTCGGCAACTCAACAATACGAGACACCGCCTGCGGATCGAATCCGATCATCGGCCCCGTATCGTAACCGCGCGCACGCGCGCTGTACATTAACGTCATCGCCGCAAGAGACGCGCTTCGAATCGCCTCGTCCCGGCAAATCTGGTCCTTCCCCTCGTAGAAATTGATCGCGTTGGGGATCATGAAATCCTGCACCTCCTGCGGCGCCGTCTGCCACATGGCCCCCGCATCCTGAAAGGCGTCCAGACGCGCGCACACCACGATCGCCGCCGAACAATCCTCCACCTGTTGCTGGTTCCAGGCCGCCTCGCGCAATTGCTTCTGCGTCTCCGCATCCTGCGCGCAGATGAAGACCGCATGCTGGAGGTTGAACGAACTCGGCGACAATCTCACCTCTTCAAAAATTTCCTTTAGAACCGCATCGCTGATGACATGGTCCGGGTCGTAATGCTTCACGCTACGGCGCGACTGCACGATTTCTGAAAATTCCATACATCTCTCCTAAATGAAAACAAGCTCAATACCATAAAAAAAACCCGGCAGAGCCTAAGCTCTGCCGGGCGACAATCGTACTAAAATTTACTTAGGGATAACTTTAGAAGCTTGAGGACCCTTTTGGCCCATTCCCTTTTCGAATTCTACCAACTGTCCTTCACGAAGGGTTTTAAAACCTTCGGTCTGGATCTCAGAAAA
This window of the Candidatus Nitrohelix vancouverensis genome carries:
- a CDS encoding 2-C-methyl-D-erythritol 2,4-cyclodiphosphate synthase; translated protein: MYRIGNGYDVHRLVEGRKLILGGVDIPHTMGLDGHSDADALLHALCDALLGACGGGDIGAHFPDTDAKWKGVSSLLLLERVAEICAEKNRSIVNIDAIIVAQKPRLAPHIPQMKSNIARALKLDADDVNIKATTTEKLGFAGREEGIAAYAVALLKKTDG
- a CDS encoding nitroreductase family protein, with amino-acid sequence MEFSEIVQSRRSVKHYDPDHVISDAVLKEIFEEVRLSPSSFNLQHAVFICAQDAETQKQLREAAWNQQQVEDCSAAIVVCARLDAFQDAGAMWQTAPQEVQDFMIPNAINFYEGKDQICRDEAIRSASLAAMTLMYSARARGYDTGPMIGFDPQAVSRIVELPRDCIPVMLVVLGKAKGEPKPRPYRRPVSEVVRKNSFKGPGLA
- a CDS encoding cold-shock protein gives rise to the protein MAEGRVKWFNESKGYGFIESDEGEDCFVHFSEIQTEGFKTLREGQLVEFEKGMGQKGPQASKVIPK